A part of Thermococcus sp. SY098 genomic DNA contains:
- a CDS encoding monovalent cation/H+ antiporter complex subunit F, which yields MSLESQFFLLMKFVIPLYLLAFIIYAIRAFKGPTIVDIILAVDCMSFDIAAFMAILAVYFKSAFLISAAITLALWAYLLDIYIAKHLVSKEVGA from the coding sequence ATGAGCCTTGAGAGCCAGTTTTTTCTTTTGATGAAATTTGTCATTCCGCTTTACCTGTTGGCGTTCATAATCTATGCTATCAGGGCATTTAAGGGTCCAACGATAGTGGATATAATCCTAGCAGTTGACTGTATGTCTTTTGATATTGCAGCATTCATGGCAATTCTTGCAGTTTACTTCAAGTCAGCATTCCTAATTAGTGCAGCAATAACTCTGGCATTGTGGGCTTACTTGTTGGACATTTACATTGCTAAACATTTGGTCAGCAAGGAGGTGGGCGCATGA
- a CDS encoding NADH:ubiquinone oxidoreductase, which produces MFEKSLWVFHLNSGSCNGCDIEILNIFAPKQDVERFGIKLVGSPRHADAIAFTGPVTRECLPKVIEALKAVPEPKIVLAIGSCACGGGIWYDTYAVIGGVKELYKILKEEYGIEPPTTIYIPGCPPKPEAIIYAVAMARGLVKQKQKREIYIEELDEKTERDIVEILFGEAKETRHFVPNIVVKTDGGADEP; this is translated from the coding sequence ATGTTTGAGAAGAGTTTATGGGTTTTTCATTTAAACAGTGGAAGCTGTAATGGGTGTGATATTGAAATACTCAATATATTTGCTCCCAAGCAAGACGTTGAAAGATTTGGAATTAAGCTCGTTGGTTCACCAAGACATGCTGATGCAATAGCTTTTACGGGTCCAGTCACAAGAGAGTGCTTGCCAAAGGTCATTGAGGCATTGAAGGCAGTTCCAGAGCCGAAGATAGTCTTAGCTATCGGCTCATGTGCCTGTGGTGGCGGGATATGGTATGATACCTATGCAGTGATTGGCGGCGTGAAAGAGCTCTACAAAATCCTCAAGGAGGAATACGGTATTGAACCGCCGACTACAATTTACATTCCGGGCTGTCCTCCTAAGCCCGAAGCTATTATTTACGCTGTAGCGATGGCAAGGGGCTTGGTAAAGCAGAAGCAGAAAAGAGAAATTTACATCGAAGAACTCGACGAGAAGACAGAAAGAGACATAGTTGAAATTCTCTTTGGAGAAGCAAAGGAGACAAGGCACTTTGTTCCCAACATAGTTGTTAAAACGGATGGTGGTGCTGATGAGCCTTGA
- a CDS encoding 4Fe-4S dicluster domain-containing protein, with protein sequence MGRFKLIAKAISIGRVTEKYPFVPLEVPEGFRGKPVIDPEKCIGCTSCSNACPPQALQVYDDLEKGVRVVHLFIGRCIFCARCQDVCPTGAIKLTKEFELATLSEEDLHQFVELKMVRCEECGRPFDTFRHLLYSAKELQPWEREMMFLCPECRARRISEQLIFAKGGGGYV encoded by the coding sequence ATGGGGAGGTTTAAGCTTATTGCCAAGGCTATAAGCATTGGAAGAGTAACGGAGAAGTACCCTTTTGTCCCGCTTGAAGTTCCAGAGGGCTTCAGAGGAAAACCTGTAATTGATCCAGAGAAATGCATCGGGTGCACATCATGCTCAAATGCCTGTCCTCCTCAAGCACTGCAGGTTTATGATGACTTAGAAAAGGGGGTCAGGGTAGTTCATCTTTTCATAGGAAGATGCATCTTCTGTGCCCGCTGTCAGGATGTGTGTCCAACGGGAGCAATAAAGCTCACAAAAGAATTTGAGCTGGCAACTCTTTCTGAAGAGGATTTGCACCAGTTTGTTGAGCTAAAGATGGTTCGCTGTGAGGAGTGTGGCAGGCCATTTGACACCTTTAGGCATTTGCTTTACTCAGCAAAGGAACTTCAACCTTGGGAAAGGGAGATGATGTTCTTGTGCCCAGAATGCAGGGCTAGGAGAATTTCTGAGCAGTTGATTTTTGCAAAAGGTGGTGGGGGATATGTTTGA
- a CDS encoding NADH-quinone oxidoreductase subunit C gives MIIEILKGNDAKILRHDEKVILALVPNDKLRSTAELLFKAGCYYATGVGVDERLLGVGFSMYHIFNCESEKRYVVLKAVASNLRIPSITPVISGANWAEREAMDMVGIFFDEHPEPLRLILPDDWPEGIHPLRKEFHYNERPPRIEFKPSKKEKKPGVMEVPVGPYHPTLHEPEVFELHVKGEEIVGAVYRGFHVHRGLEKLAEERMTINQIPFLAERICGICGYTHNCAYAQAVEDAAKIEVPERALYIRTILLELERLHSHLLWFGVAFHLLGFDSGFMHTWRIREAFMDLAELLTGNRKTYGMNLIGGVRRDIDEEKKKKVLEIFEKTKKETKEVLDNAAEMKELISRMEGVGVLPKREGREIGVVGPVARASGIDTDVRRDHPYAAYGDLEFKVPVYKEGDVLARFLVRYEETFESFWIIEQALDQLPPGDILSEDYELPEYAVGIGATEAPRGEDVHFVITEGGNKVYRWRPRAPTYNNLPAVPIMLMGEKLADAPIIIASIDPCFSCTDHMVIVDGEKVCRCSLDDYLRRL, from the coding sequence GTGATAATTGAGATTCTAAAAGGAAATGATGCTAAAATCCTCAGGCATGATGAAAAAGTAATCTTGGCTTTGGTTCCAAATGATAAGCTCAGGAGTACTGCAGAGTTGCTTTTCAAAGCGGGCTGTTATTATGCAACGGGAGTTGGTGTTGATGAGCGCTTACTGGGAGTAGGCTTTTCAATGTATCACATCTTCAACTGTGAGTCTGAAAAGAGATACGTAGTTCTCAAAGCAGTTGCAAGCAACTTAAGGATTCCTTCAATTACACCGGTCATAAGCGGTGCAAACTGGGCTGAGAGAGAGGCAATGGATATGGTTGGAATTTTCTTTGATGAACATCCAGAGCCGCTGAGGCTTATTCTACCTGACGACTGGCCTGAAGGAATTCACCCATTGAGGAAGGAGTTCCACTACAATGAAAGACCACCAAGGATTGAGTTTAAGCCTTCAAAAAAGGAGAAAAAGCCTGGAGTTATGGAGGTTCCAGTTGGGCCCTATCATCCAACGCTTCACGAGCCGGAAGTTTTTGAGCTCCATGTCAAAGGCGAGGAAATAGTTGGGGCAGTCTATAGGGGATTTCACGTCCACAGAGGTCTGGAAAAATTGGCAGAGGAAAGGATGACAATAAATCAGATTCCATTCTTAGCTGAGAGAATCTGTGGAATTTGCGGATACACTCACAACTGCGCCTACGCTCAGGCCGTTGAGGATGCCGCCAAAATTGAGGTTCCAGAAAGGGCACTTTATATAAGAACCATACTCCTTGAGCTTGAGAGACTGCACTCCCATTTGCTCTGGTTTGGTGTTGCCTTCCATTTACTTGGCTTTGATTCTGGCTTCATGCACACATGGCGTATAAGAGAAGCGTTTATGGATTTGGCAGAGCTTTTGACCGGAAATAGAAAGACCTACGGGATGAACCTCATAGGGGGCGTCAGGAGAGACATTGATGAAGAAAAGAAGAAAAAAGTGCTTGAAATTTTTGAAAAAACCAAAAAGGAGACAAAAGAAGTTCTTGACAACGCTGCTGAGATGAAGGAGCTCATAAGCAGAATGGAAGGGGTTGGTGTTCTTCCAAAGAGAGAGGGCAGGGAAATAGGTGTAGTCGGACCTGTTGCGAGGGCATCTGGCATTGACACCGATGTAAGGAGGGATCATCCATATGCAGCCTATGGGGATTTGGAGTTTAAGGTGCCTGTCTACAAGGAGGGAGATGTCCTTGCAAGGTTCTTGGTGAGGTATGAGGAGACATTTGAAAGCTTCTGGATAATTGAACAGGCTTTAGATCAGCTCCCACCGGGAGACATTTTAAGCGAGGATTATGAGCTTCCAGAATATGCAGTCGGCATTGGAGCAACTGAAGCCCCAAGAGGGGAAGATGTGCACTTTGTGATTACTGAGGGCGGCAACAAAGTTTACAGGTGGCGTCCAAGAGCGCCAACCTACAACAACCTGCCCGCTGTTCCTATAATGCTTATGGGAGAAAAATTGGCAGATGCCCCAATAATCATAGCCTCAATAGATCCGTGCTTTTCGTGTACAGACCATATGGTCATTGTTGATGGAGAAAAAGTCTGCAGATGCTCTCTTGATGATTACCTCAGGAGGCTGTGA
- a CDS encoding respiratory chain complex I subunit 1 family protein encodes MNIIFMAINLAFALLIAPVVDSFEMKIRARLQNRQGPSILQTWWDLIKLFKRPTVEPQDSVKSFYKLAPYVTFTAVLTAYLIVPTLLPSSINFIGDFIVVVYLLGLATLSFVIGAFSSGNAYAQIGSNREVSLFMSEELLLAFIVGTIAVIGKSLSFDQLFPLPLRISSVLALLLLLLVIYVASARLPFDIAEAEPEIIEGPLIEYSGKHLGLLEYSMFLKRLLLYSLLLNFILPVQNPTRLIGYLLGIMILSVIYSTFEAYYGRFRIDQAVKLMKKLSAVALVVWIIALVGW; translated from the coding sequence ATGAACATCATTTTCATGGCAATCAACTTAGCATTTGCCCTGCTTATTGCTCCAGTAGTAGATAGTTTTGAGATGAAAATCAGAGCACGTCTGCAGAACAGACAGGGACCATCAATACTCCAGACGTGGTGGGACTTGATAAAGCTCTTCAAGAGACCTACAGTTGAACCTCAGGATTCTGTTAAATCATTCTACAAGCTCGCTCCGTATGTGACCTTCACAGCTGTTCTGACAGCTTACTTAATAGTTCCGACTCTCTTGCCCAGCTCAATAAACTTCATTGGAGACTTTATAGTTGTGGTTTATCTCCTTGGCCTGGCAACTTTGAGCTTTGTCATCGGAGCGTTTTCCTCAGGGAATGCTTATGCCCAGATAGGTTCAAACAGAGAGGTTTCCCTTTTTATGAGTGAAGAACTACTCTTGGCTTTCATAGTAGGTACGATAGCTGTAATAGGCAAAAGCCTGAGTTTTGATCAGCTGTTCCCGCTACCTTTGAGGATTTCCTCAGTCCTTGCATTACTCCTGCTTCTCCTTGTGATATATGTTGCAAGTGCCAGATTGCCCTTTGATATTGCTGAAGCTGAGCCTGAAATAATTGAGGGCCCTCTAATCGAATACAGCGGAAAACATCTCGGTTTACTTGAATACTCGATGTTCCTGAAGCGCCTTCTCCTTTACAGCTTGCTTTTGAACTTCATCCTTCCAGTTCAAAATCCAACAAGACTCATTGGTTATCTCCTTGGCATAATGATTCTCTCAGTGATTTATTCAACATTCGAAGCTTACTATGGAAGATTCAGGATTGACCAAGCTGTCAAGCTGATGAAGAAGCTTTCCGCTGTAGCTTTGGTTGTGTGGATTATAGCCTTGGTGGGGTGGTAG
- a CDS encoding proton-conducting transporter membrane subunit — METQMLLIPVGILIIAAVVGLSKAKMALKIVSTLSAIASVVMIYIGVLGFRTTLELKYSLFNSSSLFATLNWLVFRVDSLSAFFLLLLGILSLCASVYGIKYMEKYLGKEDMRIYTFNYPIFLLTMYLVLICWNLLWFILFWELMSLFSQFLVAFEQSEEKAVKAAFKYFCMTKAGAEFLVLAVVLIILKATSFNADYSEIANILPAYLSAHPGMLYALTFALLIGFGVKAAMIPFHSWLPDAHPEAPSNVSALLSGIMIKLPIYMLLRFFISFFPLEPEIGLIIAVFGVLTLFFSMMYALLQEDSKRLLAFSSIDNIGYILLPMGAGIYFLANGDQLLGSVALAAALFHTMNHAFFKGLLFLTAGSVMYETGTRDLNYLGSLAKKMPLTAFAALIGSLAIAGMPPLNGFVSKWMIYISTLSSPATSLFGIIAIFISAVTLGAFVKYFTAIFTKPAVKEIDAKEVPLLMSAPQIVLALLCIAFGVYPFVPLKMISQALGSIGVPLASLVVYPSLVVPKTGGYSPIIVFAFLLVSTLIAFLLIPSKGSVVSTWKTGRSEDLNVSMPADAYYRDFKEAFNEVYLLGDASKDIVQKVTKIGKVLGTKFEVLSYDLDSMLSLAMILIVILVALLGGVSL, encoded by the coding sequence ATGGAGACTCAGATGTTGTTAATACCTGTTGGTATATTAATTATAGCGGCAGTGGTGGGGTTGTCAAAAGCAAAAATGGCTCTCAAGATAGTAAGTACACTATCAGCAATAGCATCGGTAGTGATGATATACATTGGAGTCTTAGGGTTTAGAACGACCCTTGAGCTTAAATACAGCTTGTTCAACTCATCTTCGCTTTTTGCAACCCTCAACTGGCTTGTCTTTAGAGTTGACTCGCTTTCGGCATTTTTCCTGCTCCTGCTCGGTATTTTAAGCCTCTGCGCATCAGTTTACGGTATCAAATACATGGAAAAGTACCTCGGCAAAGAAGACATGCGGATTTACACCTTCAACTATCCAATTTTCCTGTTGACGATGTATCTCGTCTTGATATGCTGGAACTTACTGTGGTTCATACTCTTCTGGGAGCTGATGAGCCTGTTTTCCCAATTCTTAGTGGCATTTGAGCAGAGCGAAGAGAAAGCCGTAAAGGCAGCATTCAAGTACTTCTGCATGACAAAAGCTGGGGCAGAGTTTCTTGTACTGGCAGTTGTGCTGATAATTCTTAAAGCAACAAGCTTTAACGCCGACTATTCTGAAATTGCTAATATTCTACCGGCTTATCTCTCAGCTCATCCGGGAATGCTTTATGCCCTGACATTTGCACTGCTCATAGGATTTGGGGTTAAGGCGGCTATGATTCCATTCCATTCATGGCTTCCCGATGCTCACCCAGAAGCCCCGAGCAATGTTTCAGCTTTACTGAGTGGTATCATGATTAAACTGCCGATATATATGCTGCTCAGATTCTTCATAAGCTTCTTCCCATTGGAGCCCGAAATTGGGCTGATAATAGCTGTATTTGGAGTCCTGACACTTTTCTTCAGTATGATGTACGCTTTACTCCAAGAAGATTCAAAGCGTTTATTGGCTTTTTCAAGTATAGACAACATTGGATACATCCTTTTACCCATGGGGGCTGGGATTTACTTCCTTGCGAACGGAGATCAGCTCTTGGGGAGTGTAGCCTTAGCTGCTGCACTTTTTCACACGATGAATCATGCCTTCTTCAAAGGACTTCTATTCCTTACGGCTGGTTCAGTGATGTATGAAACGGGGACAAGAGATTTGAATTATTTAGGAAGTTTAGCAAAGAAGATGCCTCTGACTGCTTTTGCCGCCCTAATAGGCTCACTTGCAATAGCTGGCATGCCCCCCCTTAATGGCTTTGTGAGCAAATGGATGATCTACATCTCAACCCTCTCATCTCCAGCAACTTCACTCTTTGGAATAATTGCCATTTTCATAAGTGCTGTAACCCTTGGGGCTTTTGTAAAATACTTCACGGCAATCTTTACAAAACCTGCAGTTAAGGAAATCGATGCAAAGGAAGTTCCGCTTTTAATGTCTGCTCCTCAGATTGTCTTAGCTTTGCTTTGTATAGCATTTGGAGTTTATCCTTTCGTTCCATTAAAAATGATATCCCAAGCCTTGGGTTCAATAGGCGTTCCGTTAGCTTCTCTTGTAGTTTATCCCTCCCTCGTTGTGCCAAAAACAGGGGGTTATTCACCGATAATAGTCTTTGCATTTTTGCTGGTTTCAACACTAATAGCTTTTCTGCTTATCCCATCGAAGGGCAGTGTTGTGTCAACTTGGAAGACCGGGAGAAGTGAAGACCTCAATGTAAGTATGCCTGCTGACGCTTATTATCGGGACTTTAAAGAAGCTTTCAATGAGGTTTATCTCTTAGGTGACGCCAGTAAAGACATTGTGCAAAAAGTCACTAAGATTGGAAAAGTGCTTGGAACCAAGTTTGAAGTCCTGTCCTATGACTTGGACTCTATGCTTTCCCTTGCAATGATTCTGATAGTAATTTTAGTGGCACTTTTAGGAGGTGTAAGCCTATGA
- a CDS encoding CooT family nickel-binding protein, with amino-acid sequence MCQSKVIVFEDGKAEVVMTDVTLLEVKDGKIIVKNLLGKELILEGYEIDYIDFISHKIYLRLSL; translated from the coding sequence ATGTGTCAGTCAAAAGTCATAGTCTTTGAAGATGGAAAAGCAGAAGTTGTTATGACAGATGTAACTCTGCTTGAAGTTAAAGATGGAAAAATCATTGTAAAGAATCTACTCGGTAAAGAGTTGATTCTTGAGGGATATGAGATCGATTATATCGATTTTATTTCCCACAAAATTTATTTGAGACTTTCCCTTTGA
- a CDS encoding ArsA-related P-loop ATPase, translating to MKILVAGKGGVGKTTISALLAHILADKGYNILALDTDSVPNLAQSLGIPFEEALEIVPLSRNEKLAEERTGARPGEGWGVLFSLTPKVDDLAERYGITIKPNLKLVVVGSIEQSKEGCLCPALALARAFLLHVLLSEKDIVIVDSEAGAEIFGRGLAEKFDAMICVAEPTLKSLLIARKLTEMGKQLNISNIFLVINKVRNSLKASQLYAKVFSDSTPYHLVSFDESVINVDNKGKGVDSIPKDSPIYEDVEALARRILNVKKRSKVL from the coding sequence ATGAAGATACTTGTCGCTGGAAAGGGGGGAGTTGGAAAAACTACAATTTCAGCTTTGTTAGCCCATATCTTAGCCGATAAAGGGTATAATATACTGGCTTTAGATACAGATTCAGTTCCCAATCTTGCTCAAAGTCTGGGAATTCCATTTGAAGAAGCTTTAGAAATTGTTCCACTTTCACGAAATGAAAAGCTTGCAGAGGAAAGAACTGGAGCAAGACCAGGTGAAGGCTGGGGAGTTCTGTTCTCACTGACTCCAAAAGTTGATGATTTGGCTGAGCGATACGGCATAACAATAAAGCCAAATTTGAAGCTTGTAGTAGTTGGAAGCATAGAGCAGAGTAAAGAAGGCTGTCTGTGTCCAGCGTTAGCTCTCGCAAGAGCATTTTTGCTGCACGTTCTGCTATCTGAAAAGGATATCGTTATTGTGGACAGCGAAGCTGGAGCGGAGATTTTCGGAAGAGGACTGGCAGAAAAATTTGATGCCATGATATGTGTGGCAGAACCAACGCTGAAATCTTTATTGATAGCGAGGAAGCTCACAGAAATGGGGAAGCAGCTCAACATATCAAATATATTCCTTGTAATAAACAAAGTTCGCAACTCCTTAAAAGCCTCCCAGCTTTATGCAAAAGTCTTCTCGGATTCAACGCCCTACCATCTTGTAAGCTTTGATGAAAGCGTTATTAATGTGGATAATAAAGGGAAGGGAGTTGATTCTATTCCAAAGGATTCTCCGATATATGAAGATGTCGAAGCACTTGCAAGAAGGATATTGAACGTAAAAAAGCGTTCTAAGGTGTTGTAA
- the cooS gene encoding anaerobic carbon-monoxide dehydrogenase catalytic subunit produces the protein MAEYIKFKVPAKQVSETKGVGDLIEKAEEEGVKTAWHRFLEQQPQCGFGLLGVCCRNCNMGPCRIDPFGAGPTKGVCGADADTIVARNILRMIAAGAAAHSDHARDIVHVFKGVATGEFKGYRLTDVEKLKGLAQILGIDIEGKSESEIASEVAHILELEFGKPDDEPLKLLVATAPKKRIKVWERLGVMPRAIDREICECMHRTHMGVDADPASLLLHGVRTALADGWSGSMMATYLSDILFGTPKPIKTTANLGVLKEDYVNIIVHGHNPILSMKIAEVAQSEEMQKLAKKYGAKGVNVAGMCCTGNEVLVRLGISPAGNFLMQELAIITGAVEAMVVDYQCLMPSLIDVAGCYHTKIITTEPKAHIPGAVHIEFKPERADEIAKEIVKIAIENFQNRPKERVYIPKHKSEVVAGFSVEAILEALGGTLEPLINALREGTIKGIVGVVGCNNPKVKHNHSHVTLTKELIKRDILVVGTGCWGIAAAMGGLLTPEAAKMAGDGLRAVCETLGIPPCLHMGSCVDCSRILIVLGALAEALGVDIPDLPVAGSAPEWMSEKAVSIGTYFVASGVFTHLGVVPPVLGSQKVTRLLTDDIEDLLGGKFYVEPDPVKAAETIYNVIIEKRKKLKWPV, from the coding sequence ATGGCGGAATACATAAAGTTTAAGGTTCCTGCAAAGCAGGTTTCTGAGACTAAGGGCGTTGGTGACCTAATTGAGAAGGCTGAGGAGGAGGGCGTGAAGACTGCTTGGCACCGCTTTTTAGAGCAGCAGCCCCAATGTGGCTTCGGTCTTCTGGGAGTCTGTTGTAGAAACTGTAACATGGGTCCATGTAGGATTGACCCATTTGGCGCTGGGCCAACAAAAGGTGTTTGTGGAGCAGATGCTGATACAATAGTTGCAAGGAACATTTTGAGAATGATTGCTGCAGGAGCAGCAGCACACAGCGATCATGCGAGGGACATCGTCCACGTGTTTAAAGGAGTAGCAACAGGAGAGTTTAAAGGGTACAGGCTGACAGATGTTGAGAAGCTTAAAGGATTGGCTCAAATTCTTGGCATTGATATCGAGGGGAAGAGTGAAAGTGAAATAGCCTCGGAAGTTGCACATATCTTGGAATTGGAGTTTGGAAAACCCGACGATGAACCGTTGAAGTTGCTCGTGGCAACAGCTCCCAAGAAGAGAATTAAAGTCTGGGAGAGGCTTGGAGTCATGCCAAGGGCAATTGACAGGGAAATCTGTGAGTGTATGCACAGAACCCATATGGGTGTTGATGCAGATCCAGCTTCGCTACTCCTTCACGGTGTTAGAACAGCACTTGCCGATGGATGGAGCGGCTCAATGATGGCTACCTATTTGAGCGACATCCTATTCGGAACACCAAAGCCAATTAAGACTACTGCAAACCTGGGTGTTCTCAAGGAAGATTACGTGAATATAATTGTCCACGGTCATAATCCAATACTGTCAATGAAGATAGCCGAAGTTGCCCAAAGTGAAGAGATGCAGAAATTGGCCAAGAAATATGGAGCCAAGGGGGTGAATGTTGCGGGAATGTGCTGTACTGGAAATGAGGTCTTAGTGAGGCTCGGCATCTCTCCAGCTGGAAACTTCCTGATGCAAGAGTTAGCAATAATAACAGGTGCCGTTGAAGCTATGGTCGTTGATTACCAGTGTCTAATGCCATCGTTGATTGATGTAGCCGGCTGTTATCACACCAAGATAATTACAACCGAACCCAAGGCACACATACCCGGAGCAGTGCACATAGAGTTCAAACCGGAGAGAGCAGATGAAATTGCCAAGGAGATAGTCAAGATTGCAATTGAAAACTTCCAGAACAGGCCAAAAGAAAGGGTCTATATTCCAAAACACAAGAGTGAAGTTGTTGCAGGCTTCAGCGTTGAAGCAATCCTTGAAGCCCTTGGAGGAACGCTTGAACCTCTCATCAATGCACTCAGAGAAGGTACAATTAAAGGAATCGTTGGAGTTGTTGGATGTAATAATCCAAAGGTTAAGCACAACCACAGTCATGTAACACTAACTAAGGAGCTCATAAAGAGAGATATCTTGGTAGTTGGGACTGGTTGCTGGGGAATCGCAGCAGCAATGGGCGGTTTACTAACACCTGAAGCGGCAAAAATGGCAGGAGATGGACTTAGAGCAGTGTGTGAGACACTTGGAATTCCGCCATGCCTCCATATGGGTAGCTGTGTTGACTGCTCAAGAATCCTGATTGTTCTTGGAGCACTTGCTGAAGCTTTAGGTGTTGATATTCCCGATTTGCCAGTAGCTGGCTCTGCTCCAGAATGGATGAGTGAAAAAGCAGTGTCAATTGGAACTTACTTTGTTGCAAGCGGTGTATTCACCCACTTGGGAGTAGTTCCACCAGTGCTCGGAAGCCAGAAGGTTACCAGGCTCCTTACGGATGACATTGAAGACCTCCTCGGAGGAAAGTTCTACGTCGAACCGGATCCAGTAAAGGCAGCAGAGACAATTTACAATGTGATAATCGAGAAGAGGAAGAAGCTCAAATGGCCTGTTTGA
- a CDS encoding 4Fe-4S dicluster domain-containing protein encodes MSLLETSLERPTIYIDPKKCMGCRSCEIACAVEHSMSKTLSGAIFEKPTPKPRLKVVVADFFNVPLRCQHCEDAPCMKVCPTGAIKKSEEGFVVLNANKCIGCLMCVMACPFGHPKYEPEYKVVLKCDSCIERVREGREPACVEACPTKALKFGTLEEILDEIRKERAGELISGLKVPGIVYMKPVVEEKKKEERISPMDVYTAYLEVKWY; translated from the coding sequence ATGTCGCTTCTTGAGACAAGTTTAGAGAGACCAACAATTTACATTGATCCAAAGAAGTGCATGGGATGCAGATCTTGTGAAATAGCATGTGCAGTAGAGCATTCAATGAGCAAGACATTATCCGGAGCAATCTTTGAAAAACCAACGCCCAAGCCGAGACTAAAGGTTGTAGTTGCAGATTTCTTCAATGTTCCACTGAGGTGTCAGCACTGTGAAGATGCTCCATGTATGAAAGTCTGTCCAACTGGAGCAATAAAGAAGAGCGAAGAAGGCTTTGTAGTGCTCAACGCCAACAAGTGTATCGGCTGTTTGATGTGTGTCATGGCATGTCCATTTGGACATCCTAAATATGAGCCGGAGTACAAGGTTGTTCTGAAGTGCGATTCATGCATTGAGAGAGTTAGGGAGGGCAGAGAGCCGGCATGTGTAGAAGCTTGCCCCACCAAGGCATTGAAGTTTGGAACCCTTGAAGAAATTCTTGACGAGATTAGAAAAGAAAGAGCGGGAGAACTAATTTCGGGCTTGAAAGTTCCAGGCATTGTATACATGAAGCCAGTTGTTGAGGAAAAGAAAAAGGAAGAGAGAATCAGCCCGATGGATGTTTATACAGCCTATTTAGAGGTTAAGTGGTATTGA
- a CDS encoding winged helix-turn-helix domain-containing protein has translation MDMSILAVQPSSKCDSSCLICPWKEKFGCAGIMLPLEALEILSSHLGDFKFKEGLLTCPNPLLHPKINIIIRQTMELCRKLTLFIPVSVSRNFLNKTSLENVDFISLIIPSYKDIKSNLQTVKMLLSQGIDNLEAYILLDSNSDFAEILSTIELCKSYGLKITLGPKLYASPYADKFLEKIAKKENVEIGLHYGRKYFYNAIKVFIDNYPVTLLTSPSAENCKTLYLNPYGNFSKCPLSRFEVNYKRITKDDLRKMLFSPCTINRNVVGLSPKIRVSFVTKEGVEIPGEILELLELISQVNSFRAACKALGVSPSTYWEKVRSLEEKLGISLIISVRGGRKKGITILTEFAKDLLKEYREIREKAIVSLYEY, from the coding sequence ATGGATATGAGCATTTTAGCAGTTCAACCTTCAAGCAAATGTGACAGTAGTTGTCTGATATGTCCTTGGAAAGAGAAATTTGGCTGTGCTGGAATAATGCTTCCTCTTGAGGCATTGGAAATACTCAGCTCTCATCTTGGGGATTTTAAATTTAAGGAAGGACTTTTGACATGCCCAAATCCTCTCCTCCATCCAAAGATTAACATCATAATCCGGCAAACTATGGAACTCTGTAGAAAGCTTACCCTCTTCATTCCAGTATCAGTCTCGAGAAATTTTCTCAACAAAACTTCCCTTGAAAACGTTGATTTTATTTCTCTAATAATACCCTCTTATAAGGACATAAAGTCAAACCTTCAGACAGTAAAAATGCTCCTTTCTCAGGGTATAGACAATCTTGAGGCGTATATTTTGCTGGATTCCAACTCCGACTTTGCCGAAATCCTGTCAACAATTGAACTGTGCAAAAGTTACGGGTTAAAGATAACGTTAGGACCAAAGCTTTACGCATCTCCATATGCAGATAAATTTCTTGAAAAAATTGCGAAAAAAGAAAACGTTGAAATTGGTCTTCATTATGGAAGGAAGTATTTCTACAATGCCATTAAGGTCTTCATAGACAATTACCCAGTAACGTTGCTGACCTCTCCAAGTGCTGAGAACTGTAAAACTCTATACTTGAATCCATATGGGAACTTCTCAAAATGTCCGCTTTCAAGATTTGAAGTGAATTATAAGAGAATCACTAAGGATGACCTTAGAAAAATGCTCTTTTCACCCTGTACAATAAATCGAAACGTTGTTGGACTTTCACCTAAAATACGGGTCTCATTCGTGACAAAAGAGGGTGTTGAGATCCCTGGGGAGATCTTGGAACTTTTGGAACTAATTTCTCAGGTTAATTCATTTAGAGCTGCATGTAAGGCTCTCGGAGTTTCTCCTTCGACATATTGGGAAAAAGTAAGAAGTCTCGAAGAAAAACTGGGCATTTCTTTAATTATATCCGTCAGAGGGGGCAGGAAAAAAGGAATAACGATTCTGACAGAGTTTGCTAAAGATCTTCTAAAAGAGTACAGGGAAATAAGAGAAAAAGCAATAGTATCACTTTATGAATACTGA